One region of Triticum aestivum cultivar Chinese Spring chromosome 6B, IWGSC CS RefSeq v2.1, whole genome shotgun sequence genomic DNA includes:
- the LOC123137774 gene encoding embryogenesis-associated protein EMB8, translating to MAALQTPSPFAGTARRFVPRLRYLLLPTTMSLSSSIVSSRSRDGDGEQPLLPHSSLEIAGARRGLLAGFDSLRRPYRAFPVFASNRHVETIFAAFTRSLPTVAFRRECLRTPDDGAVALDWVSSDDRALPGDAPVLILLPGLTGGSQDTYVRHMLLRARSKGWRVVVFNSRGCASSPVTTAKFYSASFTGDLRQVVDHVLSRYPQSNIYAAGWSLGANILVRYLGEETDKCSLSGAVSMCNPFNLVIADEDFHKGFNNIYDRALANSLRAIFKKHALLFEGLDGEYDIPKAANAKTVRDFDEGLTRVSFGFRSVDDYYSNSSSSDSIKNVSIPLLCIQADNDPIAPSRGIPREDIKANPNCLLIVTPEGGHLGWVAGDEAPFGCPWTDPIVMEFLEHVHNETGSTSKNSVANEPQGVPKTSVPHLSEHVQG from the exons ATGGCCGCACTACAAACGCCTTCCCCATTCGCCGGCACCGCCCGCCGCTTCGTCCCTCGCCTCCGCTATCTACTCCTACCAACCACCATGTCTCTCTCCTCCTCCATCGTTTCCTCTCGAAGCCGCGACGGCGACGGGGAGCAGCCTCTCCTCCCGCACTCGAGCCTCGAGATCGCCGGCGCGCGGCGCGGCCTCCTCGCTGGCTTCGACAGCCTCCGCCGCCCGTACCGCGCCTTCCCCGTCTTCGCGTCCAACCGCCACGTCGAGACCATCTTCGCGGCCTTCACGCGCTCGCTCCCCACCGTGGCATTCCGGCGCGAATGCCTACGCACCCCTGACGACGGAGCCGTCGCCCTCGACTGGGTCTCCAGCGACGACCGCGCGTTGCCGGGAGACGCACCTGTGCTAATCCTTCTG CCTGGTCTGACAGGGGGCAGTCAGGATACATATGTACGACATATGCTTTTGAGAGCTAGAAGCAAAGGATGGCGTGTTGTGGTATTCAATAGCCGTGGATGTGCAAGTAGTCCTGTGACCACAGCGAAG TTCTATTCTGCTTCATTTACTGGAGATCTCCGTCAAGTAGTCGATCATGTTTTATCCCGTTATCCTCAATCTAATATCTATGCTGCTGGCTGGTCTCTTGGAGCAAATATTCTTGTGCGCTACCTTGGCGAG GAGACTGATAAATGCTCCCTTTCTGGAGCAGTGTCCATGTGCAATCCGTTTAATTTGGTCATAGCAGATGAAGATTTCCACAAAGGGTTCAACAACATCTATGATAGAGCACTTGCTAACTCTCTGAGGGCTATATTTAAGAA GCATGCACTTCTTTTTGAAGGATTGGATGGTGAATATGACATACCAAAGGCAGCCAATGCAAAAACTGTTAGAGATTTTGATGAAGGCCTAACCCGAG TTTCATTTGGTTTCAGGTCAGTAGATGATTACTACAGCAACTCAAGCAGCTCAGATTCTATCAAGAATGTTTCCATACCCTTATTGTGCATACAG GCGGATAATGATCCAATTGCACCATCCAGGGGAATTCCCAGAGAAGACATCAAG GCAAATCCGAACTGCCTACTGATAGTAACACCAGAGGGTGGTCATCTTGGATGGGTAGCAGGCGACGAAGCTCCATTTGGATGTCCTTGGACTGACCCTATTGTCATGGAGTTTCTAGAACATGTTCACAATGAAACGGGCTCAACCAGCAAGAATAGCGTGGCCAATGAGCCGCAGGGTGTTCCAAAGACATCAGTCCCACACTTGTCCGAACATGTGCAGGGATAG